In Patagioenas fasciata isolate bPatFas1 chromosome 2, bPatFas1.hap1, whole genome shotgun sequence, a single window of DNA contains:
- the LOC136098523 gene encoding uncharacterized protein isoform X3 — protein sequence MRSGRRGRAGGSVPPSIAASRRTCQGKHWQPDPFPAAAGAPVYPGGEAGEIGGPPSCAESPFPTPQQFLSREPISRGATGLPMALVLGAVLLVTGATAVSPALPAPRDLARSVLETHGQELRLLKTFDWGTHFSINFTARQPACPKNGPERHGGCRARPGRAQRCTAQVSVFAFLPDVPLSMVECGQEPQPSGSAQPGTLGAAGTSAGHPSSSSSSSPWPPPRPRPRVSLLGTSRRPLSPAALE from the exons ATGAGGAGCGGGCGAAGGGGCCGTGCGGGGGGATCGGTCCCGCCGAGCATCGCCGCGTCCCGGCGAACGTGCCAAGGAAAACACTGGCAACCCGATCCCTTCCCTGCCGCCGCGGGGGCCCCTGTTTATCCTGGAGGAGAAGCCGGAGAAATTGGGGGGCCCCCGAGCTGCGCCGAGAGCCCGTTCCCCACTCCTCAGCAATTCCTGAGCCGAGAACCGATTTCCCGAGGTGCCACCGGCCTCCCCATGGCGCTGGTGCTGGGGGCCGTGCTGCTGGTGACAGGCGCCACCGCGGTGTCCCCGGCGCTGCCGGCACCCCGCGACCTGGCGCGTTCGGTGCTGGAGACCCacgggcaggagctgcggctgctCAAG ACGTTCGACTGGGGGACCCATTTCAGCATCAACTTCACCGCCCGCCAACCCGCCTGCCCCAAAAACGGCCCCGAGCGCCACGGCGGCTGCCGAGCCCGGCCGGGCAGG GCGCAGCGCTGCACGGCCCAGGTCTCCGTCTTCGCCTTCCTGCCCGACGTGCCGCTGTCGATGGTGGAGTGCGGCCAGGAGCCG CAGCCCAGTGGCAGCGCCCAACCCGGCACCCTTGGAGCCGCCGGCACCAGCGCGGGTCAcccctcatcatcatcatcatcgtcaccaTGGCCACCcccgcgcccccggccccgcgtGTCCCTGCTGGGGACATCCcgccgtcccctgtccccagcggcGCTGGAATAA
- the LOC136098580 gene encoding cathelicidin-3-like, whose product MAGCWVLVLALLGGACALPAPLTYTQALAQAIDSYNQRPEVPNAFRLLSADPEPAPDVQLSSLQRLNFTIMETRCPAHSPTQLDKCDFKEDGLIKDCSAPVPLRGGLILDVTCVNSTVDPVRVKRFWPLVPVAINTLAASINLYKAIKRK is encoded by the exons ATGgcggggtgctgggtgctggtgcTGGCGCTGCTGGGGGGGGCCtgcgccctcccagcccccctgaCCTACACCCAGGCGCTGGCTCAGGCCATCGACTCCTACAACCAGCGCCCCGAGGTGCCCAACGCCTTCCGGCTGCTCAGCGCCGACCCCGAGCCCGCCCCG GACGTCCAGCTCAGCTCCCTGCAGCGCCTCAACTTCACCATCATGGAGACGCGCTGCCCGGCGCACTCGCCCACCCAGCTCGACAAGTGCGACTTCAAGGAGGACGGG CTCATCAAGGACTGTTCGGCTCCCGTGCCCCTGCGTGGTGGCCTCATCCTCGATGTCACCTGCGTCAACTCCACTGTGGAC cccgtGCGTGTCAAGCGCTTCTGGCCGCTGGTGCCCGTGGCCATCAACACGCTGGCCGCCAGCATCAACCTCTACAAGGCCATCAAGAGGAAATGA
- the LOC136098523 gene encoding cathelicidin-2-like isoform X1 encodes MLPMSPCGSLHPPGEGTVPRGDHKHPTYPAKGLRTPWGVGTCPKCDTLRTPLLHVCPQQIKLSLCGLGPSVSGGAKKGSPRPRGGIKGARVTRGVTRMAGCWVLVLALLGGACALPAPLAYTQALAQAVDSYNQRPEVPNAFRLLSADPEPAPGVELSSLRLLNFTMMETECTPSARVNPDDCDFKENGAIKECSGPVQFGQSSPEIDLHCTDASSDPVLIQRGRFGRFLGRIRRFRPQIKFDFRTRGTLRLG; translated from the exons ATGCTCCCAATGTCACCCTGCGGGTCCCTGCACCCCCCGGGAGAGGGGACAGTCCCCAGGGGGGACCATAAACACCCCACATACCCAGCCAAGGGGCTCAGGACACCATGGGGAGTGGGGACATGTCCCAAATGTGACACACTCAGGACCCccctgctccatgtgtgtccccaaCAAATAAAACTGTCACTCTGTGGGTTGGGGCCAAGCGTTTCCGGAGGGGCGAAAAAGGGTTCTCCAAGGCCTCGAGGTGGGATAAAAGGGGCCAGGGTGACCCGGGGGGTGACAAGGATGgcggggtgctgggtgctggtgcTGGCGCTGCTGGGGGGGGCCTGCGCCCTCCCGGCCCCCCTGGCCTACACCCAGGCGCTGGCTCAGGCCGTCGACTCCTACAACCAGCGCCCCGAGGTGCCCAACGCCTTCCGGCTGCTCAGCGCCGACCCCGAGCCCGCCCCG GGCGTCGAGCTGAGCTCCCTGAGGCTCCTCAACTTCACCATGATGGAGACCGAGTGCACCCCGAGCGCCCGCGTGAACCCTGACGACTGCGACTTCAAGGAGAATGGG gccaTCAAGGAGTGCTCGGGGCCGGTGCAGTTTGGGCAGAGCTCCCCTGAGATCGACCTGCACTGCACCGACGCCTCCTCCGAT CCGGTTCTCATCCAGCGTGGCCGGTTTGGGCGCTTCCTGGGCAGAATCCGGCGTTTTCGGCCCCAAATCAAATTCGACTTCCGTACCCGGGGCACCCTCCGCCTGGGCTGA
- the LOC136098523 gene encoding uncharacterized protein isoform X2 produces the protein MRSGRRGRAGGSVPPSIAASRRTCQGKHWQPDPFPAAAGAPVYPGGEAGEIGGPPSCAESPFPTPQQFLSREPISRGATGLPMALVLGAVLLVTGATAVSPALPAPRDLARSVLETHGQELRLLKVLGVARTTFDWGTHFSINFTARQPACPKNGPERHGGCRARPGRAQRCTAQVSVFAFLPDVPLSMVECGQEPQPSGSAQPGTLGAAGTSAGHPSSSSSSSPWPPPRPRPRVSLLGTSRRPLSPAALE, from the exons ATGAGGAGCGGGCGAAGGGGCCGTGCGGGGGGATCGGTCCCGCCGAGCATCGCCGCGTCCCGGCGAACGTGCCAAGGAAAACACTGGCAACCCGATCCCTTCCCTGCCGCCGCGGGGGCCCCTGTTTATCCTGGAGGAGAAGCCGGAGAAATTGGGGGGCCCCCGAGCTGCGCCGAGAGCCCGTTCCCCACTCCTCAGCAATTCCTGAGCCGAGAACCGATTTCCCGAGGTGCCACCGGCCTCCCCATGGCGCTGGTGCTGGGGGCCGTGCTGCTGGTGACAGGCGCCACCGCGGTGTCCCCGGCGCTGCCGGCACCCCGCGACCTGGCGCGTTCGGTGCTGGAGACCCacgggcaggagctgcggctgctCAAGGTGCTGGGAGTCGCCAGGACG ACGTTCGACTGGGGGACCCATTTCAGCATCAACTTCACCGCCCGCCAACCCGCCTGCCCCAAAAACGGCCCCGAGCGCCACGGCGGCTGCCGAGCCCGGCCGGGCAGG GCGCAGCGCTGCACGGCCCAGGTCTCCGTCTTCGCCTTCCTGCCCGACGTGCCGCTGTCGATGGTGGAGTGCGGCCAGGAGCCG CAGCCCAGTGGCAGCGCCCAACCCGGCACCCTTGGAGCCGCCGGCACCAGCGCGGGTCAcccctcatcatcatcatcatcgtcaccaTGGCCACCcccgcgcccccggccccgcgtGTCCCTGCTGGGGACATCCcgccgtcccctgtccccagcggcGCTGGAATAA
- the KLHL18 gene encoding kelch-like protein 18 isoform X1 codes for MAPATSGFSRKRREVETEAGAAARAALRRPGGDKARGRRSAAGKMLEAAAAAAEPELDPEDLVHFSVGDLPSRGYGVMGEIRRQGKLCDVTLKVGDHKFSAHRIVLAASIPYFHAMFTNDMMECKQDEIVMQGMDPSALEALINFAYNGHLAIDQQNVQSLLMGASFLQLQNIKDACCTFLRERLHPKNCLGVRQFAETMMCAVLYDAANSFIHQHFVEVSMSEEFLALPFDDVLELVSRDELNVKSEEQVFEAALAWIRFDRNQRESFLPELLSKIRLPLCRPQFLTDRVQQDDLVRCCHKCRDLVDEAKDYHLMPERRPHLPAFKTRPRCCTSIAGLIYAVGGLNSAANFYAGDSLNVVEVFDPIANRWEKCQPMTTARSRVGVAVLNGLLYAIGGYDGQLRLSTVEVYNPETDSWSKVESMNSKRSAMGTVVLDGQIYVCGGYDGNSSLNSVESYSPETNKWTVVTPMSSNRSAAGVTVFEGRIYVSGGHDGLQIFNSVEYYNHHTATWHPVTNMLNKRCRHGAAALGSKMFVCGGYDGSGFLSIAEVYSSMADQWYLIVPMNTRRSRVSLVANCGRLYAVGGYDGQSNLSSVEMYDPETNRWTFMAPMVCHEGGVGVGCVPLLTI; via the exons ATGGCGCCGGCCACTTCCGGCTTCTCCCGGAAGCGGAGGGAGGTGGAGACGGAAGCGGGGGCGGCTGCGAGGGCCGCGCTACGGCGGCCGGGCGGGGACAAGGCGCGGGGGAGGCGAAGCGCGGCCGGGAAGATgctggaggcggcggcggcggcggccgagcCGGAGCTGGACCCCGAGGATTTGGTGCATTTCTCGGTGGGCGATTTGCCCAGCCGGGGGTACGGCGTGATGGGCGAGATCCGGCGGCAGGGGAAGCTCTGCGATGTCACCCTCAAG gTAGGGGACCATAAATTTAGTGCCCACCGGATTGTGCTGGCGGCTTCTATCCCCTACTTCCACGCCATGTTCACCAACGACATGATGGAGTGCAAGCAGGACGAGATCGTCATGCAGGGGATGGATCCCAG CGCACTCGAGGCTCTGATCAACTTCGCCTACAACGGGCACCTGGCCATCGACCAGCAGAACGTGCAGTCACTGCTGATGGGGGCGAGTTTCCTGCAGCTGCAGAACATCAAAGACGCTTGCTGCACCTTCCTCCGAGAGAG GCTCCACCCCAAGAACTGCCTGGGCGTGCGGCAGTTTGCGGAGACCATGATGTGCGCGGTGCTCTACGACGCCGCCAACAGCTTCATCCACCAGCACTTCGTGGAGGTCTCCATGTCCGAGGAGTTCCTGGCGCTGCCTTTCGACGACGTCCTGGAGCTCGTTTCTCGGGACGAGCTCAACGTGAAGTCTGAGGAGCAG GTGTTTGAAGCTGCGTTAGCCTGGATACGCTTTGACCGAAACCAGAGGGAGTCGTTCCTACCCGAGCTCCTGTCCAAAATCCGCCTCCCCCTTTGTCGCCCTCAGTTTCTCACCGACCGCGTGCAACAAGACGACCTGGTCCGCTGCTGCCACAAATGCCG GGATCTCGTTGATGAAGCAAAAGATTATCACCTGATGCCGGAGCGCCGGCCGCACCTCCCGGCCTTCAAGACCCGTCCTCGGTGCTGCACGTCCATCGCGGGACTGATTTACGCCGTGGGAGGACTGAACTCAGCAG CAAATTTTTACGCAGGCGACTCGCTGAACGTGGTGGAAGTGTTCGACCCCATCGCCAACCGCTGGGAGAAGTGCCAGCCCATGACGACGGCGCGCAGCCGCGTCGGGGTGGCCGTGCTCAACGGGCTGCTCTACGCCATCGGCGGCTACGACGGGCAGCTGAGGCTCAGCACCGTGGAGGTTTATAACCCCGAGACGGACTCCTGGTCCAAAGTGGAAAGTATGAACAGCAAGAGAAG CGCGATGGGGACGGTGGTGCTGGACGGGCAGATCTACGTGTGCGGCGGCTACGACGGAAACTCCTCCCTCAACTCCGTGGAGTCTTATTCTCCAGAAACGAACAA GTGGACGGTGGTGACCCCCATGAGCTCCAACCGCAGCGCCGCCGGCGTCACCGTCTTCGAGGGTCGGATCTACGTGTCGGGAGGGCACGACGGGCTCCAGATCTTCAACAGC GTGGAATATTACAACCACCACACGGCCACCTGGCACCCGGTCACCAACATGCTCAACAAGCGCTGCCGCCACGGCGCCGCCGCGCTGGGCAGCAAGATGTTCGTGTGCGGGGGCTACGACGGCTCCGGCTTCCTCAGCATCGCCGAGGTTTACAGCTCCATGGCGGACCAGTGGTACCTGATCGTCCCCATGAACACCCGGCGCAGCCGCGTGTCCCTCGTGGCGAACTGCGGGCGTCTCTACGCCGTGGGGGGTTACGACGGACAATCCAACCTCAGCTCGGTGGAAATGTACGACCCGGAGACAAACCGCTGGACGTTCATGGCGCCCATGGTGTGTCACGAAGGAGGCGTCGGCGTGGGCTGCGTCCCCCTCCTGACCATCTGA
- the KLHL18 gene encoding kelch-like protein 18 isoform X2 gives MLEAAAAAAEPELDPEDLVHFSVGDLPSRGYGVMGEIRRQGKLCDVTLKVGDHKFSAHRIVLAASIPYFHAMFTNDMMECKQDEIVMQGMDPSALEALINFAYNGHLAIDQQNVQSLLMGASFLQLQNIKDACCTFLRERLHPKNCLGVRQFAETMMCAVLYDAANSFIHQHFVEVSMSEEFLALPFDDVLELVSRDELNVKSEEQVFEAALAWIRFDRNQRESFLPELLSKIRLPLCRPQFLTDRVQQDDLVRCCHKCRDLVDEAKDYHLMPERRPHLPAFKTRPRCCTSIAGLIYAVGGLNSAGDSLNVVEVFDPIANRWEKCQPMTTARSRVGVAVLNGLLYAIGGYDGQLRLSTVEVYNPETDSWSKVESMNSKRSAMGTVVLDGQIYVCGGYDGNSSLNSVESYSPETNKWTVVTPMSSNRSAAGVTVFEGRIYVSGGHDGLQIFNSVEYYNHHTATWHPVTNMLNKRCRHGAAALGSKMFVCGGYDGSGFLSIAEVYSSMADQWYLIVPMNTRRSRVSLVANCGRLYAVGGYDGQSNLSSVEMYDPETNRWTFMAPMVCHEGGVGVGCVPLLTI, from the exons ATgctggaggcggcggcggcggcggccgagcCGGAGCTGGACCCCGAGGATTTGGTGCATTTCTCGGTGGGCGATTTGCCCAGCCGGGGGTACGGCGTGATGGGCGAGATCCGGCGGCAGGGGAAGCTCTGCGATGTCACCCTCAAG gTAGGGGACCATAAATTTAGTGCCCACCGGATTGTGCTGGCGGCTTCTATCCCCTACTTCCACGCCATGTTCACCAACGACATGATGGAGTGCAAGCAGGACGAGATCGTCATGCAGGGGATGGATCCCAG CGCACTCGAGGCTCTGATCAACTTCGCCTACAACGGGCACCTGGCCATCGACCAGCAGAACGTGCAGTCACTGCTGATGGGGGCGAGTTTCCTGCAGCTGCAGAACATCAAAGACGCTTGCTGCACCTTCCTCCGAGAGAG GCTCCACCCCAAGAACTGCCTGGGCGTGCGGCAGTTTGCGGAGACCATGATGTGCGCGGTGCTCTACGACGCCGCCAACAGCTTCATCCACCAGCACTTCGTGGAGGTCTCCATGTCCGAGGAGTTCCTGGCGCTGCCTTTCGACGACGTCCTGGAGCTCGTTTCTCGGGACGAGCTCAACGTGAAGTCTGAGGAGCAG GTGTTTGAAGCTGCGTTAGCCTGGATACGCTTTGACCGAAACCAGAGGGAGTCGTTCCTACCCGAGCTCCTGTCCAAAATCCGCCTCCCCCTTTGTCGCCCTCAGTTTCTCACCGACCGCGTGCAACAAGACGACCTGGTCCGCTGCTGCCACAAATGCCG GGATCTCGTTGATGAAGCAAAAGATTATCACCTGATGCCGGAGCGCCGGCCGCACCTCCCGGCCTTCAAGACCCGTCCTCGGTGCTGCACGTCCATCGCGGGACTGATTTACGCCGTGGGAGGACTGAACTCAGCAG GCGACTCGCTGAACGTGGTGGAAGTGTTCGACCCCATCGCCAACCGCTGGGAGAAGTGCCAGCCCATGACGACGGCGCGCAGCCGCGTCGGGGTGGCCGTGCTCAACGGGCTGCTCTACGCCATCGGCGGCTACGACGGGCAGCTGAGGCTCAGCACCGTGGAGGTTTATAACCCCGAGACGGACTCCTGGTCCAAAGTGGAAAGTATGAACAGCAAGAGAAG CGCGATGGGGACGGTGGTGCTGGACGGGCAGATCTACGTGTGCGGCGGCTACGACGGAAACTCCTCCCTCAACTCCGTGGAGTCTTATTCTCCAGAAACGAACAA GTGGACGGTGGTGACCCCCATGAGCTCCAACCGCAGCGCCGCCGGCGTCACCGTCTTCGAGGGTCGGATCTACGTGTCGGGAGGGCACGACGGGCTCCAGATCTTCAACAGC GTGGAATATTACAACCACCACACGGCCACCTGGCACCCGGTCACCAACATGCTCAACAAGCGCTGCCGCCACGGCGCCGCCGCGCTGGGCAGCAAGATGTTCGTGTGCGGGGGCTACGACGGCTCCGGCTTCCTCAGCATCGCCGAGGTTTACAGCTCCATGGCGGACCAGTGGTACCTGATCGTCCCCATGAACACCCGGCGCAGCCGCGTGTCCCTCGTGGCGAACTGCGGGCGTCTCTACGCCGTGGGGGGTTACGACGGACAATCCAACCTCAGCTCGGTGGAAATGTACGACCCGGAGACAAACCGCTGGACGTTCATGGCGCCCATGGTGTGTCACGAAGGAGGCGTCGGCGTGGGCTGCGTCCCCCTCCTGACCATCTGA